Proteins from one Pleuronectes platessa chromosome 16, fPlePla1.1, whole genome shotgun sequence genomic window:
- the LOC128458344 gene encoding odorant receptor 131-2-like — protein sequence MNSSSTNVTVVIEYRDSFTKAVAKNVIVVVLSISINYINAGLIHTFCKHQIFYTNPRYILFIHLVVNDMIQMTLTVTLFVISYTIYKFNVSICCTFILIALFTTENTPLNLACMAVECYVAISLPLRHMQICTVRRTLMLIGLIWATSMLSVLPDLFITLATEPLDFFHSRVFCLRETAFRNPHILKKRDTTYIIYLFIVWLIIFYTYFRIMFTAKTASKDAKKARNTILLHGFQVLLCMATYVEALLKQALRQWFPKNYTDCLFATYIIVQILPRSISPIIYGVRDKTFRGYLKRYLICRVKPQ from the exons ATGAACTCGTCATCCACCAACGTGACCGTGGTCATCGAGTACAGAGACTCCTTCACCAAAGCTGTGGCCAAGAATGTGATTGTTGTGGTTCTCAGCATCTCCATCAACTACATCAATGCAGGTCTCATTCACACCTTCTGCAAACACCAG ATCTTCTACACGAATCCTCGCTACATCCTTTTCATTCACCTGGTCGTCAATGACATGATCCAAATGACGCTGACCGTAACCCTGTTCGTTATCAGCTACACCATCTACAAATTCAACGTCTCCATCTGCTGCACCTTCATCCTGATTGCTCTGTTTACCACTGAAAACACCCCTCTGAACCTGGCCTGCATGGCGGTCGAGTGCTACGTCGCCATCAGCCTCCCTCTTCGCCACATGCAGATCTGCACCGTCAGGAGGACTTTGATGCTAATTGGTTTAATCTGGGCGACCAGCATGTTGTCAGTTCTTCCTGATCTTTTCATCACCTTGGCCACAGAGCCACTGGACTTCTTCCACTCCAGAGTGTTCTGCCTCAGGGAAACTGCCTTTCGAAATCCCCACATCCTCAAGAAAAGGGACACCACCTATATTATTTATCTCTTCATAGTTTGGCTCATCATCTTTTACACCTACTTCAGAATAATGTTCACTGCTAAAACAGCTAGCAAAGACGCTAAGAAAGCCAGAAACACAATTCTCCTCCACGGGTTTCAAGTCCTGTTGTGTATGGCCACGTACGTAGAGGCACTGTTAAAACAGGCTCTCCGGCAATGGTTTCCTAAGAATTACACTGACTGCCTCTTTGCTACTTATATCATAGTCCAGATTCTGCCCCGGTCCATCAGTCCAATCATCTACGGCGTACGAGACAAAACTTTCAGGGGGTATCTGAAGAGGTATCTGATTTGCAGAGTGAAGCCACAGTAA
- the LOC128458342 gene encoding odorant receptor 131-2-like — protein sequence MVINDSIQLTVTVTLFLSSYIFYKINVSFCCLLILVAVFTTRNTPVNLASMAIERYIAICKPLRHLQICTVRKTYMVIGVIWFLCAAPDITDLFVILATESLSFFHGSVLCLRQNVFKDPILVYKRQAFDIIYFSFVFLTLIFTYFRILFAARAVATEKMSAQRARNTILLHGLQLSMCLLSYISPSVEIVLHLIFPGRIREIRFANYLIVYILPRFLSPIIYGMRDKKFRKYFKMYLLSNKCRETLKKVTPKH from the coding sequence ATGGTGATAAACGACTCCATCCAGCTGACCGTCACCGTCACACTTTTTCTCTCAAGCTACATCTTCTACAAGATCAACGTCTCTTTCTGCTGCCTCCTCATCCTGGTGGCCGTCTTCACCACCAGGAACACCCCAGTCAACTTAGCTAGCATGGCCATTGAGCGCTACATTGCCATTTGCAAACCTTTGCGCCACTTGCAAATCTGCACAGTGAGAAAAACGTACATGGTCATTGGGGTGATTTGGTTTCTGTGCGCGGCTCCAGATATCACAGATCTGTTTGTGATTCTGGCCACTGAATCCCTGAGCTTCTTTCATGGGTCGGTGTTGTGTTTACGCCAGAACGTGTTCAAAGACCCGATCCTTGTGTATAAAAGACAAGCGTTTGACATCATCTATTTCTCCTTTGTGTTTCTGACTCTGATCTTCACCTATTTCCGAATACTGTTTGCAGCGAGAGCTGTGGCCACAGAGAAGATGTCAGCGCAGAGAGCCAGGAACACCATCCTGCTCCACGGCCTCCAGCTGTCCATGTGCCTGCTCTCCTACATTTCCCCCAGTGTGGAGATTGTTCTGCATCTCATCTTCCCCGGTCGAATCCGGGAGATCAGATTTGCAAACTACCTCATCGTCTACATCCTGCCACGTTTCCTGAGCCCTATCATTTATGGCATGAGAGACAAaaagttcaggaagtacttcaAGATGTACCTTCTGAGCAACAAGTGCCGGGAGACGCTGAAGAAAGTGACACCAAAGCACTAA